TACTGACGCGAGCACAGCTGGAGTCGAACATCGAATTAATTCGATATCTGAAGCAGAAGTATCCGGGTATCGAGGTGCTGATCGGACACTCGGAGTATCGGCAACTGGAAGAGCCGTCGCATCCAGGACACCGGTTCTTCCACGAGAACGATCCGGAGTACCGCACGGTCAAATCGGACCCGGGGCCCAACTTCATGGCGGCACTGCGACGAGAACTTGGCGACATGCTCAAGGCGGACAGCGACGGTCAGGTCTTCAAGTGATTTGAAGGGGCGCTCTTCCGCTCTTGACTCGCAAAACGGCTCCGGCGCTGCTGCGCTTACAAGCGCCTTTTGGCCCCTGTAAGCGTCCAGACGTCGTTCAACGATAGCCAGAGGTCTTCACCTCATCACGACGGAATCTCGATAGCCTCGTGCGAAGCGCCGGATCCTATACGGACGTCTTACACAAGGCCTCATATTCGCACTCTAGAGCACTCTCTGTCTGAAGCTCGATCTCCCGCTTTGCTGAGGTGCGGCGCGGTCAGCCCCCCCGCTGATGCCTTTTTGAGCCGTTCCTACACCAAGGCAAGGGAAAATCCTACAGCGACATTCGTCCATTCCCCGTACAAATAGGGCGGGCGTCTGCAGGAGCCATGAGTGTCGCCCTTCACACTGGCAGAACAGACTACTTCATTGCCAATTCTTGCCCAGGCAATCCTGCTCACAGACGACCCCACGGTGTCTTGGCCCGGAAGGCAGTCGGGCACGCAGGACGACCCTTCTCGACGCTCAACAACTCCAGACTTCTATGGCCTCACAAATGACTCGATGCTATTTCGACAGCCCACGTCACACGTCTTATCCGATGACACGGACAGTCGTGCGAGCTGCTTCGTACTTCATCCTCCTGATCGCGCTTGCCATACCGTCGCGGGCTCAGACCGGCGACATTAGTGTTCGTGGAACGGTAACCGAGTCCTCGTCGAGTAGCCCGCTCGCTCGTACAAGCGTCACGATCACACGTCTGGTCAACGGGACTCCGAGATCGACGCAAGTACTTACCAACGACCTTGGCCAGTACGTCCTCAATGCGACGACGCCCGTCGCGATTGAGGACGCTGAGGCAACGCTGCGGGACGAGTATTGGGTTGAGCCAGCATACCCAAACCCGTTTCCGGCCGGAAGTGGTACGCTCCGGCTTCGCT
This genomic interval from Rhodothermales bacterium contains the following:
- a CDS encoding T9SS type A sorting domain-containing protein produces the protein MTRTVVRAASYFILLIALAIPSRAQTGDISVRGTVTESSSSSPLARTSVTITRLVNGTPRSTQVLTNDLGQYVLNATTPVAIEDAEATLRDEYWVEPAYPNPFPAGSGTLRLRYGTPGGHRSDAQFEMFDVLGRRVDSDAGLSAGIYFYRVRVGKDVSMARSLVVVGSGPIKV